AATTGATGGAGCATTTCGGGGTGAAAGTGAAAAACGAGAACTTTGAGAAGTTCCATTTTGAACGCGCCCAATCCTACCGCGCCTGCGAATACACCGTAGAAGGCGACTGGAGCGGAGCGGCATTTCTTCTCGTGGCCGCAGCCGTGGCCGGCAAGGCGGAAGTGCATCACTTGAATACGCAGTCTGCCCAGTCCGACAAAGCGATCATGGAAGCCCTCGAGAAAGCGGGCGCCGACATCCTGCCGGGCATGTTCACCATCATCGTGGGCAAAAGCGGGCTGCAGCCTTTCGAGATCGACGCTACCGATTGTCCGGACCTCTTCCCGCCGCTGGTGGCGCTGGCCGCCAACTGCAAGGGCACCACGGTGATCAAAGGAGTGAGCCGCCTGGCGCATAAGGAAAGCGACCGCGGGCTTACGCTGCAACAGGAGTTCGGTAAAATGGGCATCCGCATCGACCTCGACGGCGACCTCATGCACGTGCATGGTGGCACCGGCATCAAAGGGGCGCGGGTGTTCTCGCACAACGACCACCGCATCGCCATGGCATGCGCCGTTGCGGCCTTAACGGCCGACGGTCCTGTTACCATCGACAATGCGGAGGCCATCAACAAATCTTATCCCGAATTCTACGACCACCTGCAACAACTTGGCGCCACGGTGGCAACGGAAGGGGAAACCGTAAAACACTAACAACATGAACAGTTTCGGCAGATTATTCAGGGTGAATGTTTTCGGCGAATCGCACGGGGAAAGCGTGGGCGTCAATATCGACGGTGTGCCTGCGGGTATTCCCCTGCGCCAGGAAGACTTCCTGGCCGACCTGGAGCGCCGCAAGGGCGGGGCGCGCGGCACTACGCCGCGGAAGGAAGACGACCTGCCGTTCCTGAAGTCGGGCGTGTTCAACGACCGCACTACCGGTGCGCCCGTCACAATCCTTTTCGAGAACAACAATACCCGCAGCGCGGATTATGCCAAGTTGCGGGAGTTTCCGCGGCCGGGGCATGCCGACTTCGTGGCGTCGAAGAAATATGGCGGTTTCGAGGATTACCGCGGCGGGGGGCACTTCAGCGGAAGGCTGACGCTGAACCTGGTGGCAGCGGGCGTGATCGCCAAGAAGATCCTGGGCGAAGGGGTTTCCGTGAAAGCGGAGATCACCGAAGTAGGGGGCATCGCCGATCCTGAACGGGGGCTGGAAGAAGCCATCAAAGCGAAGGATTCCGTCGGCGGTATCGTGGAGTGCCGGGTGGACGGGTTGCCCATCGGATTGGGAGAACCTTTCTTCGATTCCCTGGAATCGAACCTGGCGCATGCCGTGTTCGCCATTCCGGCGGTAAAAGGCATCGAGTTCGGGTCGGGATTCGCCGCGGCGAAAATGAAAGGCCTGGAACATAACGATCCCATTATCGACATGGAAGGCAAAACCGCCACCAATCACGCCGGCGGCGTGGTAGGCGGCATCACCAACGGCAACCAGCTGGTGTTCCGCATCGCAGTGAAACCTACATCTTCCACCCCGAAAGAACAGCAAACGCTCAATATCACGACCGGGGAAGTGGAAACCTTTTCCGTGAAAGGGCGCCACGATCTTTGCATCGCGTTGCGCGTGCCCGTAGTGCTGGAAGCCGTTACGGCCATGGTGCTGGCGGATTTCATGCTGCTGGAGCAACGCAGGCCAAGGGTGTTTTCCTGAGTCAGTACACCAAATTTTTATACGTCCCGGGCGCCGCAAGGTGTCCGGGATTTTTTTGTGGGGAAACGGAACATCCGGTTGTTTTATCAGACTGCATCAACCCGGATGTTCCATTTCGCAAACACATGTCAAGCATTCAATTTGCATCATGGCATGTGCAAATGTGGCGTTTGTACAGTGTTTTCCCTTCCTCGTCGATATGCTGCAGCAGTTCCTGGCTGCGAATCATATGGTATATCGAAACGTCTATGAAAAATGGGAGCATCATCGCCTCCAGCTTAGATTCGATTTCCCGTAACTTGCTTTTGTCGAGCAACGCTCCTTTTAGTGCAATATCGATATCAGAACCGGGATGGAAATTGCCCATTGCCCGTGATCCATATAGGATGGCTTCATCTATTTCAGGAATTGAGACGAAGCTTGCGAACAATTTATGTGTGGCTGTCATGGATAATCCGTACTTCATATTTCACTTATTTTTGCGGTTTTGTGACTGTTGAGGTGAATTAGTTCAAGGTTTTGCCTGAGTTGTACGAATAAGGGGAAATGAACATTTCTGATCGAATCCGCAATTTCGCTTACCAGGATTTCGTCATAGGAATGCACCGTATCATTACGATCCCTTAACATATCCAGCCAACCTTCATCGCCCTCAATCATCTGAAATTGACTGGCGTAAAGAAATGCATCGCGGCTACCCTGAATCACTACCGTGCCTTGTAGTTCATAATAATGCTTCATCGTTTTCCATGCTTGTTCAAACGTGTATTCGAACGCTTTAATCATCCCCTGCTTTTCAAGGTCAGTCAGGCTGTCTCCCTTATCAATAAAGCGATTGAGCTGTATCAGAGCTCTTTTGAATTTGTTGAAAAGGTATTCCCATCGTTCCATTTTTTTCGTCATAACGTAACTGTTTTAGTGAGCCTGCATAATAGTTTTTTTCCGTACACAAAAATTTTTCGGGCATAAAAAAAGGCTGGCCTGATTACAGGCCAGCCATAGCGGGTTATACTTCCTTTCAGATTATTCTTTCACGATTTCCAGCAGCTGCACTTCGAAGATGAGTGCGCTGTTGGGGGCGATCTTCGCGCCTGCCTGACGTTCGCCGTAGGCGAGGTCGGAAGGTATGAAGAGCTTCCATTTGGAGCCGACGGGCATCAGCTGGAGGGCTTCCGTCCAGCCTTTGATCACGCCGGTGATCGGCAGTACGATGGGCTCGCCGCGTTCCACGGAACTATCGAATACGGTGCCGTCGATCAGCGTGCCGGTGTAATGCACTTTTACTTTATCCTGCAGCGTAGGTTTTGGGCCCGTACCATTTACAAGCACCTGGTATTGCAGGCCGCTGGCGGTAGTATTGATGCCTTCCTTCGTTTTATTGTCGGTCAGGAACTTATCGCCCGCCGCTTTGGCTTTTGCGGCCTTTTCTGCCTTGATTTTCTGAAGGTAAGCGCTCACAACGCTCATGCCCTTTTCGGTGGTGATCATCGCGGAATCCCCTTTGTAGAGGTCTTCGATGGCTTTGAACAACAGGGGAAGGTTCAGCGAGTCCAGCCCTTGCTTTTTCAACATCTCGCCCATGTCGTTACCGATGGTGTAAGACACGGAATCGAGCGTGGTAACGAGGGCGGGAGGGGGCGGCACTACCGGGCCTTTCTTTTTCTTCTTTTGGCTATAGGCAGCCTGGACGCTCATGAGGCCCAGGAGGCAGATAAACAGGCTTTTTCTGGAAATCATACGATGCTTAAAATTTGTAGCGCAATATAGCCAATTATTTTATCCGGCTCCAGATTTCATGCATCGGATCGCCTGCGGTGCTTTTGCCGCTGTGGTGCCACTTTCCGTCTTCCACCTTTGCGTCAAACTGGACGTTGCGGCCCACCCGGTTGTTGTCGCGGGAGAAGA
Above is a genomic segment from Chitinophaga pollutisoli containing:
- a CDS encoding nucleotidyltransferase domain-containing protein, with product MKYGLSMTATHKLFASFVSIPEIDEAILYGSRAMGNFHPGSDIDIALKGALLDKSKLREIESKLEAMMLPFFIDVSIYHMIRSQELLQHIDEEGKTLYKRHICTCHDAN
- the aroA gene encoding 3-phosphoshikimate 1-carboxyvinyltransferase, with the protein product MIATIQPGHISGNVTANPSKSAMQRAVAAALLATGRTVIRNPGLSNDCLAALEVAENLGAMVKRVGEEIHITSKGVAPFYDEINCGESGLGIRMFTPITALADRTITISGHGSLVTRPMDFFEQVLPQLGVSVKSNGGKLPLEIKGPLQAKDITIDGSLSSQFLTGLLMAFGSVAEKATITVDNLKSKPYIALTLQLMEHFGVKVKNENFEKFHFERAQSYRACEYTVEGDWSGAAFLLVAAAVAGKAEVHHLNTQSAQSDKAIMEALEKAGADILPGMFTIIVGKSGLQPFEIDATDCPDLFPPLVALAANCKGTTVIKGVSRLAHKESDRGLTLQQEFGKMGIRIDLDGDLMHVHGGTGIKGARVFSHNDHRIAMACAVAALTADGPVTIDNAEAINKSYPEFYDHLQQLGATVATEGETVKH
- a CDS encoding chorismate synthase, coding for MNSFGRLFRVNVFGESHGESVGVNIDGVPAGIPLRQEDFLADLERRKGGARGTTPRKEDDLPFLKSGVFNDRTTGAPVTILFENNNTRSADYAKLREFPRPGHADFVASKKYGGFEDYRGGGHFSGRLTLNLVAAGVIAKKILGEGVSVKAEITEVGGIADPERGLEEAIKAKDSVGGIVECRVDGLPIGLGEPFFDSLESNLAHAVFAIPAVKGIEFGSGFAAAKMKGLEHNDPIIDMEGKTATNHAGGVVGGITNGNQLVFRIAVKPTSSTPKEQQTLNITTGEVETFSVKGRHDLCIALRVPVVLEAVTAMVLADFMLLEQRRPRVFS
- a CDS encoding HI0074 family nucleotidyltransferase substrate-binding subunit, producing the protein MTKKMERWEYLFNKFKRALIQLNRFIDKGDSLTDLEKQGMIKAFEYTFEQAWKTMKHYYELQGTVVIQGSRDAFLYASQFQMIEGDEGWLDMLRDRNDTVHSYDEILVSEIADSIRNVHFPLFVQLRQNLELIHLNSHKTAKISEI
- a CDS encoding FKBP-type peptidyl-prolyl cis-trans isomerase yields the protein MISRKSLFICLLGLMSVQAAYSQKKKKKGPVVPPPPALVTTLDSVSYTIGNDMGEMLKKQGLDSLNLPLLFKAIEDLYKGDSAMITTEKGMSVVSAYLQKIKAEKAAKAKAAGDKFLTDNKTKEGINTTASGLQYQVLVNGTGPKPTLQDKVKVHYTGTLIDGTVFDSSVERGEPIVLPITGVIKGWTEALQLMPVGSKWKLFIPSDLAYGERQAGAKIAPNSALIFEVQLLEIVKE